The following proteins are encoded in a genomic region of Primulina huaijiensis isolate GDHJ02 chromosome 3, ASM1229523v2, whole genome shotgun sequence:
- the LOC140972530 gene encoding uncharacterized protein, translated as MDLLKDYDCEIQYHPGKVNVIVDALSRKVVDVNLSSIHVSKLRDDICTSGLNFQIQDDSLRLNGRFVVPDIPELCTGILKEAHFTRYSIHPRGRKMYQTLRPQFCMYGKRCRSPFFWDEFVEKQLTGPEIVQEMHDKVQLICQRMKATQDRQVSYANRRRRPLEFQVGYFVFLRISLFRGVACFRMRGKLSPSFVGPYEIVERIGTCAYRLDLPQSLSGIHDIFHVSILRKYEPDPSHVIQPDEVELYPSLSYTEYPVCILDLKDKVLRNKVIPLVRVQWSRHEVEESTWETEEKMRASYPYLFDS; from the exons ATGGATCttttaaaagattatgattgtgagatcCAGTATCATCCGGGAAAAGTGAATGTCATTGTGGATGCCTTAAGTCGTAAGGTTGTTGATGTTAATTTATCCTCGATTCATGTTTCTAAGTTACGAGATGATATTTGCACTTCTGGGTTGAATTTTCAAATCCAAG ATGATTCTCTTCGGTTGAATGGTAGATTCGTTGTCCCAGATATTCCTGAATTGTGTACAGGCATCCTTAAAGAAGCTCATTTTACTCGATATAGCATCCACCCAAGAGGAAGGAAAATGTATCAGACTTTACGGCCTCAGTTTTG CATGTACGGCAAACGATGTCGATCACCTTTTTTTTGGGATGAATTTGTTGAGAagcaattgactggacctgaaattgTTCAGGAAATGCATGATAAAGTCCAATTGATTTGTCAGAGAATGAAAGCTACTCAGGATCGACAAGTTAGTTATGCTAACAGACGTCGTCGACCTCTAGAATTTCAAGTTGGATATTTTGTGTTTCTGAGAATCTCTCTGTTTAGAGGTGTTGCTTGTTTTCGTATGAGAGGTAAGTTGTCACCTAGTTTCGTTGGTCCCTATGAGATTGTTGAGCGTATTGGGACTTGCGCTTATCGTTTGGATTTGCCCCAGTCCTTGTCTGGCATCCACGATATTTTCCATGTTTCTATATTGCGGAAGTATGAGCCCGATCCATCTCATGTGATTcagcctgatgaggttgaactatATCCTTCTCTATCCTACACTGAGTATCCTGTTTGTATCTTGGATCTTAAAGATAAAGTTTTACGCAATAAAGTTATACCACTTGTTCGAGTTCAGTGGTCGAGACATGAGGTAGAAGAATCAACGTGGGAAACAGAAGAGAAGATGAGAGCATCTTATCCATATCTATTTGATTCTTAG